In Brassica napus cultivar Da-Ae chromosome C2, Da-Ae, whole genome shotgun sequence, the sequence CCACAGAAGCTAAGCTATATATGCTCTTAGGGTCAAGACCACGGTACATGATGCTGATATCTATTTCGGTATTCAATGCTGCAAGAGTAGCAGCTATGTCTTCTACACTCTCGCATGTGTTTTGCCACCCTAAAACTGCCCAACCCCCACAAATAATTAGAGTGTTAGGACACAAATATCAGTGATTTGAAAAGGCTAACATTCAACAGAATCCCCAAGAAAAGAATTACCTGCAGTAAAAACATGTGGTGGAGTGGTAAGAAAATGGCGGATATGGTTAGGTTTCCCACACCCACCGGTTTCAGGATCACAGGCTAGTTGGTGGTTCATCTCGACAAGATTTAGGAGTTTATCAAATGCAGTCTCGGAGCAGGTAACCAATGAACACTTGCATGATTAGTATCTCTTTTCACCTTCATGTTCCGTAGGGCACTAGCGTTGATGTTATGGAAAAAGGAAGTGTACTTCATATGCCTCGACTCCAGCCCACAGCTGTAGCAATTCATTTGATCAAAGATATTCATTCCAAACAGAGAATGGGCACTACATGTGCGGTTGGCACAGTCCCATGAACCTGTGTAGTTGCTCTCTGAAGAATCTGTGTCAGACAAGCTTGGGCTCTGAGCAAATGAGCGATGAAGGCAGTCGAAAATCACAGCCAATACTTCTGAAGCATCGTTCATCTGAGCCTGTCCACCATATGACGCCCAACTTTAGGCTCCTTGATGCAACGAAAATACTCTGTATTaggataaatatttaaaaccagAACAAGTTTATTACCTCTTGGAAGAAACTGCTATCTGGATACAAGTTGCTCAACGCAATCCTGAGTGTTGAAGGAGTTACAGGTTCTTTTCGTATTTCCCTCGAAGCAGCGCTTAAAGCAGTAAGAACTTCATACAATGAGTAGACGACACAAGGATCTCCAACGTGATGGTGATCTAACGTTGAACTACGCAAGAACTCAGCCCGAAACACCCCCAGATTCCATAGAGACTGAGatcaaaataaaacaacattaaaactataaatcttTCAAGCTGTAACCTGTAGACATTGATACCTGAAAAATCAAACAGTTTGGATTTCGCATTCTGCCGCTcggaagctggccactatcgagttcctatgTTGTATTCTGCTTCTGCAGGAAGTCACTGACAGGCTTAGAGGGTGCTAATGTGGGTGTTATGACCCAAGTTCCAGGCTTCactgctttccacgtctggagaagcaggATTTTGATTGCTCCTTGTATTTCACAGTGCTTTTGCAATAAATATACCATGTGTTCCCTGTATTGTGTAGCtcgtagcgttttaatacatatatttttcacATTGGCAGAGGTTTTAGGTAGTTTCGAGCGCATACTCAGGCTTGCGCATACCCATTTCTGCTTTATGTTTCATACTCGTTTTGATTTTGTGGATGTGCCACTGTGGCCGTGCCACTTTTTGCaagggttggccaggatcggaggtctctggagacctgatccagctcgtatGCCCCTTTAGGTATAATGATTTCCCCTATGCCTTTATTGTCggaacaattttattataagctttgtccggagacgtttagcatacataggagtaggaaatcATAATGCTTAAATTGTATCAATTAGTATAGAAATCACGGTCCGGGGAccgtattaaaaatgataggctTTGAGGTGCAGGGCGTTCCACCAGTTgggttgtattttacctttgctATCTTGCAGCCTGTAGGCGCCTGCTCTCCGCACCTCGATGaccttatagggtccttcccacccGAGGTGAGTTTCCCCGTTGTTTTCTCTGCTCGTCGTAGAACCCAATCCCCTTGCTGGAAGGTCCTGGTTCTGACTTTCTTGTTGTACGTCCTGGCGACGTCTTACTGGTAGGACCAGTTTCTTAGCCGAGCGGCCTCTCTTTTTTCGTAGAGTCGGTCGAGGCTCAGCACCATCAGCTCGTTGTTCTCCTCCTGAGAGGTAGACCCTGAGACCGTTGTTCTCATGTGCATCTCCGTGGGTATTATGGCTTTAGAGCCGTAGACCAGCGAGTATGGAGTTTTTCTTGTCgctgttttgggagtggtctggTAGGCCCAGAGGACTCCGTGTAGTTCTTCTGCCTACTTCCCGTGAGAGCCCTCCAGTCGCTTTTTAAGCATGTTGACCACGGTTTTGTTTGTGGACTGGGCTTGTCCGTTAGACTACGAGTGTCAGGGTGTGGCGAAGGTAAGCTTTATGCCCCAGTCCTTCcagaactccttgaagttgtgGCTGGTGCACTGGGGTCCATTGTCAGTGACGATCTCGTGGGGGACCCCGAAGCGAGTGATTATGTAGGTCCACAGGAATTTGCGGATCTAGAGGTCTGTTATCCGGCAGAGTGCATCTGCTTCGACCCATTTAGAGAAGTAGTCAGTGACTACCAGAAGGAAGAACTTCTGCGCCGGCGCCATAGGGAATTTTCCTACTATGTCCATGCCCCACTTTCTGAAGGGCCACGGTGAGCTTATGGACTTGAGGTTCTCCGGAGGAAGCTTAGAAACTGGAGTGTGCCTCTGACACTGGTCGCAGTGTTTGGCTTATCTGTCGGCGTCGGCGGCCATCGTGGGCCAATAGTAACCTGCCCTTTTGGATCTGAACACCAGGCTTCTACCGCTAGACTGGGATGcacaatctccttcatgtaTTTATACAAGGATTCTAGCGGCTTCTCGAGGTGTGACACACCTTAGGTACGGGCCAGCGAAGGATCTCATGCATAGCTTCTCCTGATAGATACACACCTTGCGGCTTGCTTCTTAATTTTTCTGGCCTCGTTACGATCTTCCGGGAGAACGTCGTTCTCTAGATACCAGACTAAGGGGGTCATCCAGGTTTCACATCATTGAAGCACAAGCAAGGGTATGCTCATCTGGGTGTTTGTTTCGAAGGAGGATCCCAGATTAGCCAAGGCATCGGCTTTGGAGTTTTGTTCCCGGGGGATTTGAGTGAGCTTGCAACTCTTGAACTTCTTGATCAGTCATTGGGCGACCGTCAGATACTGGATCATGATGTCGTCTTTTGCTTGGTACTCTCCT encodes:
- the LOC106369672 gene encoding inactive ubiquitin carboxyl-terminal hydrolase 53-like, whose product is MNHQLACDPETGGCGKPNHIRHFLTTPPHVFTAVLGWQNTCESVEDIAATLAALNTEIDISIMYRGLDPKSIYSLASVVCYYGQHYHCFAYSHEHDRWIMYDDKTVKVIGSRSDVLSMCKKGHLQPQLLLYEKQR